The genomic window GAGACGGTCGCCCCGCTCGGCAGTGCGTGGTTGAGGAACGCGAATGGTTGCGGCAGCAACGATGGTGACACCGCACCACCTGACGAGGTATTGCCGAGCAAGATGAACACGCCCCAGGTGGGGATGATGGCCCATCGGTGAATCAGCACCAGCATGGTCGAGTTGAACGCGGCCGCGACCGCGATCTGCAGTGAAGTCAGCAGCCACAGCTCCGGGAACGGCGCATGCAGTGCATCCAGAATCGGTCCGGCCACCGCGGCAAGTGATGCACCGCCGGCGATCGCCAGGACGCCCAGACAGGCCAACCAACGGCCCAGCGTGAGCGTGTTGACGTTGGCGCGCAACTGAAACATCGTCACAAAGCCCAATATGGTCGCGGCTATGACGAGGTAGAACGTGGCCAGCCCACCGGGATCCGACGGCGGCAGCGGATGAAGATCGACAATGGGTAGCAGGTAGCGTCCGGGTGTCGGCTCGTCGAGTTGGGTCAGCACGTGCGCGGCCGAGGGGCCACTGGCACTGGAGATCAGCAGCTGCGGCGGTGTCTCGGTGGCGTCGATGACGGCGGTGATCGTTTGATGGTCGATCGCCGCGACCGCCGACTGGCGCGATGGGTAGCTGCGTACGTCGAAATCGTGCTGGCGCTGTTGCATTCCGGCGATGATCGGGCCGGTGACCGACGTCGGGCCCACTACACCGATCGGAAGTTGCCGCGGAGACGGTCTGCCCAGCGCGACGGTGTAGGCGGCCGCGAAACTGGATGTCATCGCGAGCGCGATGGCAATCACGGCGGCGGCTTTGCGGGTCTCGAGCGGGATGCGGCGCAGCGACCATCGCCGATGCTGTGGGCGGATCAGCGGTTGACCGTCCGACAGGTCGGCGTCGCATGGCGCGGCTGGCTGGGGCGGCATGACGCCTCGGCTACCCAGCTGAAATTTGCAGAAACATCCGCGCCGCCGGTCCACGTGTCGCAAGGCCTGCTGCCTCCGCTTGCCATAGAGTGCCATCGCGAAGCCCTAAGCGAGTGGTTCCACAGCGAAAGATTGTGTCAGGTCATGGATCTCGAACGCATCACGCATCCGTTGAGGTTGGCCAGAGGGTCGCACCAGCCGGGATCGGGCAAAGGCTGTGCGATGAACGTCATTTCGTACATCAATGGCGACGAGCAAATCACTGACTTCCCGGCCACTTCGGCACGGCCGTTGGCATCGTTCGTGCAGTTGTGCAACGACCTGCTGGCTGGACCGGACGGCTATCTGTCCCCACAAGACAGTGTGGTTGTGGTGGATATGGGGTGGCTCACGGTGGGGACCGCCGATGTCGCCGAAACCGTCACCCATGCCTGGGTGACCAAGTTGTTGACCAGCCCGCCGTGGGGCGTCGTGCGATACGCCGAAGGCCCCGCGGCAAAGGCGATCTGCGACATCGCCGAGCTGCATCGCGGATTCCTTCCGGGCGACACGCCCTCGATTGCCGCCTGGGACAGTGCCGCTCGCATCGCGCGTCAGGTCAGTGGGACGGTTCGCGGGGCTGAGTTGTATGCGTTGCGGGCCGCAACGCAATCTACGGCGTTGGTCGAGACCGACGACTGGGACACCCTCGATGCGGTAACCGGTAATGCGTTGCGGGCACACAGGCTGGCCAATGGTGATGCCGGAGCCGCGCGCATATTGGAAGTCACCCGCAATGCCATTCGCTCCTGGCGGCGTCTAGGTGGCTTGAGCGTTGTGGGCAGCGCGCCGTTGTCGCCGGCCGGCGTCAAGCACCGCCAAGGCGCACCAGCGGCGTGATCATCGCTGGCGGTGGCTGTCTCGGCGCAGCCGTACCGCTCGACTGACCGCCGTCGCCGCCGCCAACACCGCCATCGCCCCGAGAAGCATGGCCGCGACTCCGTACCCGATCGTGGTAAGCAGCAGCGGCAGGCCAAAGCCGATGTAGGTGACGGCATAAAACACGCCGGTGATGGCGCCCCGCGAGCGCTTCGGTGCCGCGGCTTCCAGGTCGATCAGACCCTCGCGCAGACACAGACCCGACGCGCAACCGAGGACCACGAGCAGCGGCACACCCATCTCGACCGTCATGGTCCGCGGTGCAGTGGCCGCGAGGGCGTAACCCACCGCAGCCAGCGATGCACCGACCGTGCCGGTTTGCGGACCCCACCGGCGCAGCCTGGCCAGTACCTGGATCGATCCGCTGGCACCGTTGACGATCAGGGCGGCGGTTCCTGCGGCCACCGGAGCCGCGAGCCCGGTGTGCAGCCGCGTGGGAATTGTCACGAACGCCAGGGTGGCCGAGGCGAATACCCAGGGCGCCAACGGCATGGCCCAGCTCAAGGCTCGTGCGGCGCCATGCTGTCCGGAGGTCGCTTGCTGCCGACCGATAGCTGTCACCGGCTTCGGTGCGGCCGCGCGGTGTACGGCCACGACGGTTGCCACCGCCGCCAGCACGACGAGCGCGGCGGCCACCAGAAACGAAGCTTCGACGCCCCGTTGTCCGGCCGTGCCGATGATGCCGCCAGCGAAGGGTCCGATGGCGAAGCCGGCAGTGAGTACGGCTCCGGCCGTGGCGGCCCCGCCGGGGCCCTTGAGGTCGGACGCCCAAGCCGTGCAGGAACTAATGGCCAATCCGACGCCGACTCCGACGATGAGGCGACCTACCAGCAGTACCCCGGAGTGCTGCGAAAGCAGCATGGCTACGGTGCCCGCTAGAGCGCCAGCCGAACCTGCGTACGCCACCGACCGTCGCCCGAGCGCGTCCGAGATTCGCCCACCGATAAGCAAACCGGGAAGCAAGCCGACCGCGTAGACGCCGAAGACCGCGTTGAGTGTCGCGGCGCTCAGGTGCTGGTGGTCACTGATCACCGGCATCAGCGCGGCAAAGTGGTTGGCAGCCCAGCCAATTGCGAGCAGGACGGCCAGCACTGCGGCGAACATGGCATCGATCGCGGTTCCTGCAGAGCGGTCGGTTGCCACACGCGCCGTAGTCACCGCATTCCTCCGCAGGTCTCGTCATCTGGCCGACCGACGAAGTGAAACGACGGCCCGGATCAGGAAGTTATTCCCCGTTGGTTAGGGGACACAGTTGTTTTCGGGCGCCAGTACCAAGCCGTGCGCCGGTCCGAGGATTCGCCGACTTGGCACGCGGTTGTGGTCGGAGGGCCGCGGCTATTTGCTGCAGCCCACCGGGATAGGCGACCTTGGAGTTGGCTGGGAGATTTCTAGGCGGCGCCGCGCCCAGTCCCGTCCACCCACTGCTAGGTGTCCGTGGCGGTCGGTCGACGGCGCACGGTTCAGGGTAGGGCAATTCGCTGCAGAAGATCGGCGGTGTGGGCTGCGCTGGTCGCCGCTGCGGTCAACCGCGGGGCTAACGCGCGGGCGCGCTCTGCGTACTGCGGAGTGAGGATCGTGGTCAAGTCGGCGATCAACGATTCTTCGGTGGCAGTCCCGAAAGGCCGCCCGGTCCCGACACCGAGTTGGGTCACTGCGGCCGCCCACATCGGCTGATCAAGCCATAGCCAGTGAATATGCATCGGTATTCCGGCGCGCATAGCTGCGGCCGTCGTGCCGGCGCCACCATGATGGACCACTGCACGGCAAGCCGGAAAGATCACCGCATGGTTGACCGCAGCCACTATCTTGACGTGGTCTGAACGGGGAAAATCAGCCAATTGTTCTGCCGCGCTGCAGATTAACGCCCGCTGGTTGAGTTTGCGGCATGCCGTGCTGATCATGTGCACCGTATCGGCTGCCGATTCCAGCGGTGTGCTGCCGAAGCCGAAGTAAATCGGCGGTGCATCAGCGGCAATCCACGACAGGACATCCTCGTCAGCATCTGTCGGCAGTTCCAACGTCAGCGCGCCGACGAAGGGGCGTCGCGCTTCTGGCGATACCCATTCGGCGGCCCGTCCAGGTAAGCAGATCTCGTCATAGGCTTGGACTTCCAGGATCCCGCTTTCGGCCATCCGTTGCGCCGCGCTTTTCGACGTTTCCGGTAGTCCCAAGGCACGGCGTTGCGCGTCTTCGGAGTGCTTGGCGATGACCGTCGCGGGCCCCCCAGACGCCCAGAGTCGTTCGGGGAAATAGTGCAGTGCCGCAAACGGGATGCCGTAATACTCCGCGACATTGGCCGTGAGCCCCTGTTCATTGAAACCACTGACCAGCAAATCAGCGCCGTCAGCCAGCGACGTGAGAGTCGCGCTCTTCTCCGCGTCGACCGCGCTCACGTGTTGGATCACGTGACCGAGGAGATCGAACCAATTCTGGGGTTTGGTCGCCAAGTCGCGGACCAACTCGCTGGCGGGGTTCAACTGCTCGCGGGAGTCGGGTCCGTACGCCACGGCGGTGAGCCCTGCGGACTCGACGAACTTCAGCAAGTTGGGCGGAACGGTCATCTGCACCTGGTGCCCGCGGTGTAGCAGCTCCCGACCGAGCGCGGCGCAGGGTTCCACGTCGCCGCGACTTCCGTAGCTGACGACCACGACTTTCATCGGGGACGAACCTAACTCGTCATCCTCCGAGTGCTCGAGCCGGTGGGGGATGTGCGGTGTCCTGGTCAGTTGGCTACAGCCTGGCGCGCAGCTGCGGTCCAGCGACCGAGTGCGGCAAGCCACGCCGGCCGGTCCGCTGACCGGCCGGACCAGGCGATGTAGCCATCAGGCCGAACGAGGACCGCCGGACCGCCGTCGGCGCGCTCGGCTTGGAGCAGGCCGACATCGAGTGTTGACGCCCCCTGCTCACGAATCAACACGAAGCCCGGCCTGCGTTGCAGGCGGGTGAGGCGGTCGTGCGTCAAGGGAATCTGAGTCGCCCGGGTGCCCACCAGCGAACTGTCGCCTCGGCGATGGGCGTAGCGCAACGTAGTTCCGGCGAAGCTTCCCGCTATCGCGTCGCGCACGCGGGGAACGCGAAGTAGCTTGGGCGCCAATAGATTGCGTATCCCGCGGGCGAGCCGGGGATGCAGCGTGATGTTACGTGCCACGAGGCCGGACTGGACCAGGACACGCTTGCCGATCGGATGGCGCTCGTCGTGATAGCTGTCCAGAACGGCATCGGAGGCGCCATCAAGAGCCGCGTCGAGTTTCCAGGCGAGGTTGACGGCGTCTTGGATACCGGTGTTCATGCCTTGCCCGCCCATCGGGGAATGAACGTGCGCCGCGTCTCCGGCCAGGAACACACGACCATGCCGATATTGAGCGACTTGTCTTTCCTCACAACGGAATCGCGACTTCGATCCGACGTCGAGCAACTCAGGCTCGGCACCCAGCGCCCTGGCAAGAACGCCGGCGATCTCGTCATCGTGCACCGGCTCAGTGTTCGGTAGCTGGTTATGGCGGTCCCATTCCATCGCGCGATACCAGGAGCCGTCCGCGTCGTGTCGGCCGTAAGGGGCCAAGAAGCCGAACACATCACGGGTGCTGGCCAGGTGCAAGCCACCGCCGCTGGGTCCATGCGCCAATTTCACGTCCGCAAGCACGACGGAGGACAACACGGTCCTGCCCGGAAACTGCGCTCGCACCAAGGCGCGAACAGTGCTGTGGGCGCCGTCGGCGCCGATGAGGTACTTCGCCCGCCACTGTTGCTCAGTGCTGCCGTCGTGGCTGCGTGCGGTCACCGTTATGCCCTCGCCGTCTTGGTCAAGGCCGACGACCTCGACGCCCCGGCGGATGTCGGCGCCTCGTTCGACGGCGTAGCCCTCGAGTGCACGGTCTACGTTGGTCTGCGGCGCGACCATCACGAACCGGTACGGCGAATCCAGATGGCTGAGATCCAGTCGGGCGCCGGCGAAGAGGCGGACTGCCGGTGCTTTGTGCGAGTTCGCCAGGAGACCCTCGGCGACCCCGCGCGAATCGAGCAGCTCGAGTGTGCGCGCCATGGTGGCGAAGGCGCGGCTGGATGGATTGGTGGCAGGCCAGCGTTCCAACACGGTGACCGACCGGCCCGCGCGGGCCAAATCCCCGGCGGCGGTCAGTCCGGTGGGCCCGGCACCGACGACAAGGACGTCCGCGTGAGACCGTGTCATCACGCCACCACCTCGGGGTTCGGGTACCAGCGGCGGATGTCGTCGGGTGTCGCAGTGGCGGCGCGGTTGAACACAAACCGGCAACCCGGCTGTAAGGCGTGCGCCGCGTTGACAATCGCCTCGAACAGCAGGGTGTTGCTTGCCACCAGTCGCACCCCGGCGCCGATGAGAACCGCGTCGTAGTGGTTTGCCTGCAGCCAGCTGCGAGCCTTGGCGACACCGGCTTCACCGAAGTCGATGAGGCAGTTGTCGACCCGATATCCCGCTGCCCGCAGTGCGGCGACATTGTCGTCGTTCGCGGCCCGCAGGGTCTCTTTGGACAAGCCGGCGAATTGCGCGAAGTCGGCTGCCGTGTAGTCGATTACCTCGGGGTCGAGGCCGATTTGGATTGCTGTGACGGTCACTGCCGAAACTCCCTCGCCATCGAGTTCAACAACTGTTGAATCCGACGATAGCGAAGCCGATTGGCGGTGTCAACAGTTGTTGAATACACTGCTGGCATGCCGGCGAAGACCCGTGAAGGACGTGACGGACAGGCGACGCGAGCGACGATCCTGGCCACGGCTCGAACGCAATTCGGCAACAACGGCTTTGAGCGCACCACCATCCGATCGGTGGCGGCGGCGGCCGGCGTCGACCCGGCGCTCGTCATGCATTACTTCGGCAGCAAGGCCGAATTGTTCGCCGCCGCGTCTCGGCTGGACATCACCTTCCCCGACCTTTCCGATGTCCCTCCCGACCGCATCGCCGATGTGCTGCTGCCGTTGTTCGTAAGTGTCTGGGGACCGGAAGGGCCGTTCCTGCCGCTGTTACGGGCGGCCGCCACCAACCAGGCGGCCACCGACGCCTTGCTCGGGGTGTTCGTCGACCGGGTCGCCCCGGCGTTGGCCGCGGTCGTACCCGACCGGGCCCATGAGCGCGCCGCGTTGGTGGGTTCCCAAGTGCTGGGACTTGCCGTCGCGCGCTACGTTCTGGCGATCCCGGCACTGGCCGAGATGGATGACGGCGATCTCATTGCCTGGTTGAGGCCGGTGCTAGCGCACTACCTTGCCGGCCGCGCGCCCTGACGGCGGTTCGGTCCCAGCCCTGTCGGTGATGTGCTCGTGCACGCACTCGATGAACGCCTGCGTCGCAGCCGATCGCAGTTCGGCATGCGGAGCGACCAGGTGAACCTCCCGCCGCAAGACAGCGCCCCGCACGGGAAGCAGGACGAGGGCCGAGCCCACCTCTGCACGGCTTCGCGCCACCGATTCCGGAAGCAACGCCACGCCCAAGTCCTGGCAGACGAAATGGACCACCTCGTCGACACGAGTCACTTCAAAAGCCACGCGCCGCCGCACCTCCCCGAAGCCGCGATCGGTTTCATGGCGCAATCCGTATCCGGGCGGGAAGTCGATGAACGGGTAGTCGGCCAACGCGTCCAGTGACACAGCGGGGCCGGCGGCAAGTGGATGCCGGATGGGCAGCACCGCCACCAGCGCCTCGGAGAACAAGTGGTCGAAAGACAGCCGATCGGCCGATCGCGCCACGTTCGAACCGACGACCGCGACGTCGAGTTTGCGGTCGCGCGTCGCTTGCACCAGCAGGTCGCTGCCGCCACTGCGCAGTGTCACGGTGACGTCGGGGTAGCGGGTGTGAAAGGTCGCCATGAGGGCCGCAACGTCGAGGCTCTCCGACGGGATCTCCATCATCCCGACGGTGAGTCGCCCGGTCACCGCGCCACGCAGCGCTTGCGCGCTGACGACGATTTGGTCCAGCCCGCCGACGACCTGGCGCAACAGCGGAAGCAGGGATTCGCCCGCCGGAGTCAGCGAGACCGAGCGGGTGGTCCGGTTGAAGATCTGCAGTCCCAGTTCCTCCTCGAGCTTGCGCACCTGCTGACTCAATGCCGATTGCACGACGAACATGTTGTCCGCGGCGCGAGTGAAGCTGCGGCTTTCCGCGACGGCGAGTACATAGCGAATCTGCTGCAGGTTCACAATTGATCACTCCCAATGATTGATCAGATCATATCTATGCGCTGGACGCCTAAGTGCGGTGCGTCGAGAATTAGCCGAATGACCTCGGGTGACCGGCGCGAACGGCCGATGCCGGCCACTGCAGTCGCCGTGCGCCCGCAATCCGGCCTGCGAACCAACGACTGCTCCTCTGCCGAGGTGCGCGAGCGGATCAACGCTGAGCTCGAAGGCCTACCGTTTCTGGGCACCCTCGGCTGCGATAAGCGCACCCTGGTGGCCGGAGCGGTCGAGGAACTGAAGCTCACCTACACCGTCGGCCTCTCCGGTATCGCCGATAGCGGCTGGTTGAAGCTGTGCTTTCGCTACTACTCCGACTGGGACTTGCAGACCACCGACCCTGCCGGGCGTGACTTCGCCACGGCAACCTTGATCGATCGATCGCTGATCGGCGGAGCCTCGCCGGACGGCGCTGCCACGGTGCAGCGTTTGACCACTCGCTACGACGTCAAAGGCGGCGAGCGGCCCTTCCAGAAGTCGCTTCTGGTGCATGTGGTGGACGGCTACCTGCGTCCCGGTGACGTCATCGAGATCCGACTCGGCGACCGCCGGTTCGGCGGGGCCGGTACCCGGGTGCAGACCTTCGTCGAGGACGACTTCGAATTGCATCTCTATGTCGATCCCCTCGGCACCTCGCGCATGGCCCACGCCGCAGTCGCCAAGATCGACATTGCTCCGGGGCCGCCCGAGCGGTTGGTGGTGCAGGGTCCGCGCGTCGTGAGCCCTCGCACCGCGACTGTGCAGTTGCGCGCCCATCTGCAGGACCGCTGGGGCAATGTGTGCCGCGGCGTGCCTGCGACCGTGCGTGCCGACTGCAACGGTGAGCGCGCGGCCACGGCCCAGACACCGGCCACCGGATGGGCGCACGCGGTGCTGAGCCTGCCGGCCCGGGCCGGTGTCTTCGCGGTAACGGCGGAAACGGACACCGTGACGTTCGGGCCGACCACCGCCGAGATCGACGTGGTGGCAGACCTTCCCGCTCCCCGGGCCTATTTCGGTGACCTGCATGTGCACTCCAACGACACGGTCGGAACGCAGAACACCGATTGGAATCTGCGCTATGGCCGCGATATCGGCGGACTGGACATACTCGGCTACACCGCCAACGACTTTCAGATCACCGACGGCGCCTGGGCGGACGTTGTCGCAGCCTGCCGTGCGGCATCCCACGACGGCCAATTCGTGTGCTTTCCGGGAGTGGAGTGGTGCGGAACCGCCGGTGTCGGCGGTGATCACAACGTCGTCTTCCTCGGTGAAGACACCACCATTGCGCGATCCCTGGAGTGGCGCCAGGGCATGACCGCCACCGCGCCTACCCCGCAGACGTGGCCTATCACCGAACTGTATGCCGCCTATGAAAAAGAGCCCGACTCATACTTGTTGATCCCGCATGTCGGGGGCAGGCGTGCGGTATTGGATTGGCACCACCCCGAATTGGAACGCCTCATCGAAGTGCATTCCAGCTGGGGCAGCAGCCCATGGTTCCTCGAGGACGCACTGTCGCGCGGGCTCAAGTTGGGGGCCAGTGCGGCCAGTGACGAACATCGCGGCCGGCCCGGCGGCGGGGCACCCGGCGCCAACATCTTCGGCGGACACGGTGGTCTGACCGGCGTCCTGGCCGACGACCTGACCGCGAAATTCGTCGGTCGGGCTTTGCGCTCGCGGCGAACCTGGGCGACCACCGGCAGCCGGTCAGTTGCGCTGCTGCGCAGCGGGAGCGACTGGATGGGGGACGAAATCCTGACTGCCGCAGCGAGTCTGGAAGTCGACTATGCGGTGTACGGCAGCACGGGCTGGGAAGAACTGGCTATTTACGACACGCACGGACCGCTATGGCGGCGCGACCTCAACGCCGAAGCCGGGCTTTCGGATTCCTTGGTGCGGATTCGCTGGGGCGGTGCGCGGCACCGGGACCGTTACCGTTGGGCCACCTGGGTAGGGCACCTGAAAGTCACGGAGACGTCGATTGATTCGGTGCAACCCTGGGCGACCAGCCATCCCGAGCAGGCCATTGACGTCACCGGCCCAACGGTCTCCTGGCGCACCGCTACCTACGGCTCCGACGTCGGCGTGATTGTGCGCCTCGGTGACCTCGCGCGGGCACAGCTGCGGATCGACACCACAGTGACCGAAGACGACAGCGCTGCGAGCCTGACCGTCACCGGCGCACAGTTGATCGCGCAATCGCGCTACGAGCAGGCCGTCGGCGGGCTGAACCTGCGAATACGGGTGGAACGCATCGCCGAGCCGGCAGCACTGCCCACCGCTGTCACCGGAGCGCTGCCGGTGAATCTGCCTCCTGAGCACAGTGCGATTTATCTACGGGCCGCGCAGTGCGACGGACATCAGGTGTGGACCAGTCCGCTGTTCATCTCTCAAGCCGCGACGGAGCCACGATGACGAAGCACGCGGCGCTGACGCGCCGCCGCCACGTCGACTTCGGTCGTATCACCTGCGCGGCGTGTCCGGCATGTGTCCGGTGAATCCACCCGGCTGCCGACCGTCCCACCAATTCGAACATCCCCGGGAGAATCCGTGTCCCGTCCTCGACAGATCTATTTCGCAATCATCTCCGCATTCCTCGTCACCGCGGCGCTGGCCGGCTGCACCGGGGGCGGACCGACCCCCAAGTCGTCTGGGGTCACGTTGCGGTTGGGCTACCTGACGCGAATCACCCACGCGTCGGCGCTCGTTGGCATCGAGAACGGCGCGTTCGCCAGGAATCTCGGCCCCGGCGTCAATTTCCAGCCGCAACCGTTCAGTCAAGGCACCGCCGAAACGACAGCATTGCTGTCAGGCCAACTCGATGCCGCCTTCGTCGGTCCCAATCCGGCGTTCAACGCCTGGCAGCGGTCCAATGGCACCGCCATCAAGATCATCTCCGGCTCCGCGACCGGCGGCACATCGATGGTGGTCAAGCCGGGTATCACGGCCGCAGCCGACCTGCGGGGGAAGACCGTCGCCGACCCCGCACTCGGCGGGGCGCAAGACGTCAGCCTGCGCGATTGGTTGCTGAAGAACGGGCTGAAGACCAATCCACAAGGCGGCGGCGATGTTTCGATCAAGCCGACCACGCCTGAGTCGGCCATCGTCCAACAGTTCATCAGCAACCAGATTGCCGGTGCCATCGAATCCGCCCCTTATGACGTCCAGCTGGTCAACGCCGGCGGGGTGCGGCTCTGGTCAGATCCCAACACCATCACCATTCTGGTTGTGCGGCAGGAATTCTTGTCCGCCCATCCCGATGTTGTGGCGGCCTTGGTCCGCGGCCAGATCGAAGCGAACGACACGATCCACAACAATCCGGATGCCGCTGCCCAAGCTGCCAACGCCACTTTGACCAAGGCGCTCGGTAGTGGGCTCTCACCCGAGGTGTTGACTGCGTCGTTCCAGGAGACGACTTTCACCAATGACCCCGGAGTGCAGTCGCTCAACGACCAAGTCCGAAAAGCCGTGGCTGTGGGCCTGTTACAGCCACTCAATCTCGACGGCATCTTCGATCTGGGTCCGCTCAACCGAGAACTCGCTGCGGTGGGTAAGCCGGCGGTGGCGGCGTGACGACGATCGCCGGGCGGGAGGTGGCCGTGTCCGATCCCGCTGCCAACGCGCCCGCCGCGATTCCAGCCATTCGACTGGACCAGGTAAGGAAACACTTCGGAACCGGGCGGTCATCTGTCGCCGCCGTAGGCCCGATTTCGCTTACCGTGCGAGCCGGTGAATTCGTCTGTCTGGTAGGGGTTTCGGGCTGCGGTAAAAGCACCCTGTTATCCCTCATCGCTGGATTGGACCGGCCCACATCAGGTGTGTTGGACACCGGTGGGCACCGAGTCGCGCTGATGTTCCAGGAGGCTGCCCTGTTCCCGTGGTTGACCGCGGCGGGAAACGTGGAACTGGCGTTGCGGGCGCGAGCGATGTCGCGCCAGCAACGACGCGCGAAGGCTCGCGAACTCTTGGAAACCGTTGGACTGACAGCTTTCGCCGACAACAGGCCGCACCAGTTGTCCGGCGGGATGCAGCAGCGAGTCGCATTGGCCCGCGCGCTGGCGCAAGACGCCGACGTGTTGCTCATGGACGAGCCCTTCGCCGCCCTGGACGCTTTGACGCGCGACCGTCTCCAAGGCGAGCTCGAGCGAATCGTGCTGGCGCGCAACCTGACCGTCGTCTTCGTCACCCATAACGTGCGTGAGGCGGTACGCCTTGCCGATCGCGTCGTGCTGTTGAGCCAACGGCCCGCCACGATCGTCGAACAATTTGACGTGGCGCTGCCGCGCCCACGCGACATCAACACCGCTCAGGTTGCGGAACTGGCCGCAGAAATCACCGAGCAACTCAATCGGAGCGCACATGCTGACGGCACCTGATCCCACGGTCCGCGTACTGCCGCCCACGAATCCCGGTACGCGACGGCGCAGCATTGCGCATGTCGTCGCGGCCGCCGTCTGGCCGAAGTTGCTGGCAGTCACCGTGCTCGTAGTCTTCTGGGAGCTGATCGTCCTGAGCGGATGGAAGCCCTCGTTCGTACTGCCCGGACCCGTCGCCGTTGCGGAAAATCTCTGGCAGCAGCTGCATGGTGTGGTGCTGTGGCAAGCCATCGGCACCACCATGGGCCGAGCCGTCACCGGATTTGCTCTCGCAGCGGTGATCGGATCGTTGACCGGCGCGCTGATCGCCCGGAATAAATTGTTCCGCAAGGCATTCGGCCCATTGATCACCGGCCTGCAGACGATGCCGGCGATCGCGTGGTTCCCGTTCGCCATCATCTTCTTCGGCCTGAGCACCACCGCAATCCTGTTTGTCATCGTGGTCGGCGCCGTCCCGTCCGTAGCCATCGGAGTGATCTCCGGTGTCGACCACATCTCACCTGTGTTGCTGCGGGCAGCGTCCACCTTGCAGTTGAAATCGCTTGCCTTGTACCGCCTGGTGATCCTGCCGGCCGCCCTACCGATGTTCGTCGCTGGACTGAAGCAGGGGTGGGCTTTCGCGTGGCGCAGCCTGATGGCCGGTGAGCTCGTCGTGCTGGTTGCCAACACGTCATCGATCGGGGTGTTGCTCGAGAATGCGCAGAATCTCAGCGACATGCCCTCGGCGATCGCCGTCATGATCGTGATCCTGGCGATCGGCATCGTTGTCGACGCGTTGTTCAGCACTTTGGACCTGCGAATCCGCCGTCGGTGGGGGCTGCTGGACGACCATGACGCCTGACGGTCACCAGTCGCAGCGACCGCCGTTTCGACTCTGGGCTTTCGGTGACGCACACGTAGGGACCGACAAGTGCTTCGGCCGAGACAGTCTGGCAGAGGCCATCATTCACTCAGAGTTCGGCGGGCCCGATGGCGGGCCGGCGTTCGAGTGGGATCTGGCCATCGATGTCGGCGACATGTCGGGTAAGCATCACAGCCTTCCCGACGATGCCGAAGGACTCGAGGTCACCCGGCAGTTCGCAGCGCTGCGCCGGCACCGGCGCGAGGACATCTACGACGTGTGCGGCAATCACGACCGAAGTGGCCTCGACGAGCCGGAGGCATGGTGGTGGCGCAAGTGGGTGGACCCACTCGGGGAGCACCCGGAAAGCTCCGGCGTTGATGCGCATGCGCGGCGCTACCCGGTCACCGGAACCTGGGAGCGCTATTCGTTTCAGGTGGGCAACCTGCTGTTTCTGATGATGAGTGACCG from Mycobacterium kubicae includes these protein-coding regions:
- a CDS encoding ABC transporter substrate-binding protein; amino-acid sequence: MSRPRQIYFAIISAFLVTAALAGCTGGGPTPKSSGVTLRLGYLTRITHASALVGIENGAFARNLGPGVNFQPQPFSQGTAETTALLSGQLDAAFVGPNPAFNAWQRSNGTAIKIISGSATGGTSMVVKPGITAAADLRGKTVADPALGGAQDVSLRDWLLKNGLKTNPQGGGDVSIKPTTPESAIVQQFISNQIAGAIESAPYDVQLVNAGGVRLWSDPNTITILVVRQEFLSAHPDVVAALVRGQIEANDTIHNNPDAAAQAANATLTKALGSGLSPEVLTASFQETTFTNDPGVQSLNDQVRKAVAVGLLQPLNLDGIFDLGPLNRELAAVGKPAVAA
- a CDS encoding ABC transporter ATP-binding protein gives rise to the protein MRLDQVRKHFGTGRSSVAAVGPISLTVRAGEFVCLVGVSGCGKSTLLSLIAGLDRPTSGVLDTGGHRVALMFQEAALFPWLTAAGNVELALRARAMSRQQRRAKARELLETVGLTAFADNRPHQLSGGMQQRVALARALAQDADVLLMDEPFAALDALTRDRLQGELERIVLARNLTVVFVTHNVREAVRLADRVVLLSQRPATIVEQFDVALPRPRDINTAQVAELAAEITEQLNRSAHADGT
- a CDS encoding ABC transporter permease; protein product: MLTAPDPTVRVLPPTNPGTRRRSIAHVVAAAVWPKLLAVTVLVVFWELIVLSGWKPSFVLPGPVAVAENLWQQLHGVVLWQAIGTTMGRAVTGFALAAVIGSLTGALIARNKLFRKAFGPLITGLQTMPAIAWFPFAIIFFGLSTTAILFVIVVGAVPSVAIGVISGVDHISPVLLRAASTLQLKSLALYRLVILPAALPMFVAGLKQGWAFAWRSLMAGELVVLVANTSSIGVLLENAQNLSDMPSAIAVMIVILAIGIVVDALFSTLDLRIRRRWGLLDDHDA